From the genome of Leptolyngbya iicbica LK, one region includes:
- a CDS encoding beta strand repeat-containing protein: MSYQSLMSLFLGSLTVSGAIAPAAWAQISDSRPAIAQATGTASDLNIPARLHVEYQNFAGDGEGYGRLEGLIPLGQTPGQSLTFFNPQVVWDATYGTVGGGLTVGHRWLQDDTIFGGYVSYDLRQTDDSTFNQIGLGLEAFGDSWDVHLNGYLPVGDTRQQVGTTGGTANQVTDAFFQGNNLVLQLGGQVIDEYEAALGGLDLEGGIQLTEFANGGDLRGYGGLYYLAGNSSDSVVGGRVRLAARPTPFFNLGLGLQSDGLFGTRVLFSVGATFPGYGASTPPPTASTEEEARSPLWARAGESITRNNTIWVDQQVEVVGVPTRTEVAVNPATGQPYVFLHVIPDGGDPNTGDGTIASPFTTLGTAGGAVTTALGTVNAGNIVYVRPGDTATNPLAAFTIPGEVQVLSTALARTLTISTSLGTQSVLLPESGTGTRPLVDGGGGAFAVSMTGGNNVLDGFSLRNAADTLLIDGAAGAIARNNLLTQSTNTGISITNGSSNVLIDQNDISQAANLGILVSNDSSGVTLQNNTIATTGDAAIVTEGDNTTIQSNRLADVGLGIIATGNAGLTIRSNTLTSVGTNALRAGTAAPAAITISNATGTIAIDGNTITNVSGVTPLIVPATLQAWATEAGGIFIGSDTTTGDSLAVSITNNTITDTRATSASGDAIAVAFANLAGGTAATPTATVTISGNTVSNIGTVEAGQRRGDGIRIGLEEDSVISNLSITNNTLTGLADDGLDLSLGLLEAATVPGIDASNAQIQAATISGNQVSDVAGDGAIVRVTGSNSRAILSVQNNNLNAEQFDAAVADTAAPLSTTLCLELSGNTSTATPGFNLTTAGVFAIVDLANLAANNTGTVNFTPGVGAFTNLPSLNNCP; the protein is encoded by the coding sequence ATGAGTTACCAATCTCTGATGAGCCTTTTTCTGGGTAGCCTGACCGTGAGTGGGGCGATCGCGCCAGCCGCTTGGGCTCAAATTTCTGACTCCCGTCCGGCGATCGCCCAAGCCACGGGCACCGCTAGCGACTTAAACATTCCCGCGCGCTTGCATGTGGAGTATCAGAACTTTGCCGGAGATGGCGAAGGCTATGGCCGATTAGAGGGCTTGATTCCCCTGGGGCAAACGCCCGGGCAGTCGCTGACCTTTTTTAATCCCCAAGTGGTTTGGGATGCAACCTACGGCACTGTCGGCGGTGGGCTGACGGTCGGCCACCGCTGGCTGCAGGACGACACCATTTTCGGCGGATATGTCAGCTATGACCTGCGCCAGACCGATGACAGCACCTTTAACCAAATTGGGCTGGGCCTGGAAGCCTTTGGCGATAGCTGGGATGTGCACTTGAACGGCTATTTGCCTGTGGGCGATACCCGTCAGCAGGTAGGCACGACGGGGGGCACCGCCAACCAGGTAACCGATGCCTTTTTTCAAGGCAACAATCTGGTGCTGCAACTGGGTGGACAAGTCATCGATGAGTATGAGGCCGCGCTAGGCGGGCTAGATTTAGAAGGCGGCATCCAGCTCACCGAGTTTGCCAATGGCGGCGACCTGCGGGGCTATGGCGGTCTGTATTATCTGGCGGGCAACAGCAGCGACAGCGTAGTGGGGGGCCGGGTGCGACTCGCCGCCCGCCCGACGCCCTTTTTTAACCTGGGGCTAGGACTCCAGAGCGATGGTTTGTTTGGTACGCGGGTGCTGTTTTCTGTCGGGGCTACTTTTCCCGGCTATGGGGCCAGCACGCCCCCGCCAACGGCATCGACTGAGGAAGAAGCGCGATCGCCCCTTTGGGCCAGAGCCGGCGAGTCGATCACCCGCAACAACACGATTTGGGTTGATCAGCAGGTTGAGGTAGTCGGGGTGCCCACCCGAACGGAAGTGGCCGTCAATCCGGCAACGGGCCAACCTTACGTATTTCTCCACGTGATTCCGGATGGGGGCGACCCCAATACTGGCGACGGGACTATTGCCAGTCCTTTCACCACCTTGGGCACGGCGGGCGGCGCAGTGACCACGGCTTTGGGCACGGTCAACGCGGGCAATATTGTCTACGTCCGTCCTGGCGACACCGCTACCAATCCCCTCGCGGCGTTCACCATTCCCGGAGAGGTGCAGGTACTATCCACCGCGTTGGCCCGAACGTTGACCATCAGCACCTCGCTGGGCACGCAGTCGGTGCTGCTACCGGAGTCTGGCACGGGTACGCGCCCGCTGGTGGATGGGGGTGGGGGAGCCTTTGCCGTATCGATGACGGGGGGCAACAACGTGCTGGATGGCTTTAGTCTGCGCAATGCCGCCGATACGCTGCTCATTGATGGGGCAGCGGGCGCGATCGCCCGCAATAACCTCTTAACGCAATCCACAAACACGGGCATTTCGATCACCAATGGTTCGTCGAATGTCCTCATCGACCAGAACGATATCTCCCAGGCGGCAAACCTGGGCATCTTGGTGAGCAATGACTCCAGCGGTGTCACGCTGCAAAACAACACGATCGCCACCACGGGGGATGCCGCCATTGTTACCGAGGGCGACAACACGACGATTCAGAGCAATCGCTTGGCTGATGTCGGTCTCGGCATCATTGCGACGGGTAATGCGGGGCTCACCATCCGCAGCAATACCCTCACCAGCGTGGGGACGAATGCCCTGCGAGCAGGCACCGCTGCCCCCGCCGCCATTACCATCTCTAATGCCACGGGCACGATCGCCATTGATGGCAACACCATCACCAATGTGAGTGGGGTGACGCCGCTCATTGTCCCGGCAACTCTGCAAGCCTGGGCCACCGAAGCGGGGGGAATTTTCATTGGTAGCGATACCACAACGGGTGACTCGCTGGCGGTGTCGATTACCAACAACACGATTACCGACACGCGGGCGACCTCAGCCAGTGGCGATGCGATCGCGGTGGCCTTTGCCAACCTAGCGGGCGGCACTGCCGCGACCCCCACCGCCACCGTCACTATCTCCGGCAACACGGTGAGCAATATCGGCACGGTGGAAGCAGGGCAGCGCCGGGGTGACGGCATCCGCATCGGCCTTGAAGAAGACAGCGTCATCAGCAACTTGAGCATTACCAACAACACCCTGACTGGCCTTGCTGACGATGGTCTCGACCTCAGCCTCGGCCTATTAGAAGCGGCGACAGTTCCGGGAATCGACGCGAGCAATGCCCAAATCCAGGCGGCGACCATTAGCGGCAATCAAGTATCCGATGTGGCAGGCGACGGTGCGATCGTGCGCGTCACGGGCAGCAATAGCCGCGCCATTTTATCGGTGCAAAATAACAACCTGAATGCCGAACAGTTTGATGCAGCGGTGGCCGATACCGCTGCCCCGCTTTCCACTACCCTGTGCCTGGAACTGTCCGGCAATACCAGCACTGCAACACCAGGCTTTAACCTGACCACTGCTGGAGTTTTCGCGATCGTCGATCTCGCTAATTTAGCCGCAAATAATACTGGTACCGTTAACTTCACGCCAGGGGTAGGCGCTTTCACCAATCTCCCCAGCCTGAATAACTGTCCTTAA
- a CDS encoding DUF3531 family protein: MQIQFRECDFFNLWIWIQFSTVPSSMEQQYIDEILNSWFFLGKLGGFNAENLQVQDTGLEISYMHYDDSQADDTLVSLMHNMSPVEYEGLWARCWFDLGTSDALALDVLINALQQFSKDYVEIEQVIVGGENEDWPTPDHAQADFVGGEYN; this comes from the coding sequence ATGCAAATCCAATTCCGCGAATGTGACTTTTTTAACCTTTGGATTTGGATCCAGTTTTCCACCGTCCCCTCCTCCATGGAGCAGCAATATATTGATGAAATTTTGAATTCCTGGTTTTTCTTAGGCAAACTTGGTGGCTTTAATGCCGAAAATCTGCAAGTGCAAGATACCGGACTCGAAATCAGCTACATGCACTACGACGACTCCCAAGCGGATGACACGCTGGTATCGCTGATGCACAATATGAGCCCGGTGGAATATGAAGGCCTCTGGGCGCGCTGCTGGTTTGATCTCGGCACCTCAGACGCCTTGGCCCTCGATGTGCTGATCAATGCGCTACAGCAGTTCAGTAAGGATTATGTTGAAATCGAGCAAGTGATTGTCGGGGGCGAAAACGAAGACTGGCCGACCCCAGACCATGCTCAGGCCGATTTTGTCGGGGGCGAATACAACTGA
- a CDS encoding 3'(2'),5'-bisphosphate nucleotidase: protein MAYETELAIAQKAVMAAAQLCETVRRDMVPEAMEKQDKSPVTVADYGSQAIICKALSEAFPGDPVVGEEDAAELKQPEMRDRLQQVTQFVKGVMGTVTPEDVTQWIDHGNGTPAKRFWTLDPIDGTKGFLRGDQYAIALALIEDGDLKVGILGCPALDLGYGSTGLLFTAVRGEGTYMQPIAGGDAKQVKVVQPGDAERLRFVESVEASHGNQSEQEAVAKAVGITQASVRMDSQAKYGAVAAGEAALYLRLPSPKYPDYREKIWDHAAGAIVVEEAGGKVTDMYGKPLDFYSAAKMNDNRGVVVSNGTIHAEVMSALQAS, encoded by the coding sequence ATGGCTTACGAAACTGAGTTGGCGATCGCACAAAAAGCGGTGATGGCCGCCGCCCAACTTTGCGAAACGGTACGCCGCGACATGGTGCCCGAAGCCATGGAAAAGCAAGACAAAAGTCCCGTCACCGTCGCCGACTATGGCTCTCAGGCGATTATTTGTAAGGCATTAAGCGAGGCGTTTCCCGGTGATCCCGTGGTCGGGGAAGAAGATGCCGCCGAACTCAAGCAGCCAGAAATGCGAGATCGCCTCCAGCAAGTGACCCAGTTCGTCAAGGGCGTGATGGGCACCGTCACCCCAGAAGATGTGACCCAATGGATTGACCACGGCAATGGCACCCCCGCCAAACGCTTTTGGACTCTCGACCCCATCGATGGCACCAAAGGCTTTTTGCGCGGTGACCAATATGCGATCGCCCTCGCCCTGATCGAAGACGGTGATCTCAAAGTCGGCATTCTCGGCTGCCCGGCGCTGGATTTGGGCTACGGCTCCACTGGCCTGCTGTTTACCGCCGTGCGGGGCGAGGGCACCTATATGCAGCCCATTGCGGGGGGTGACGCCAAGCAAGTCAAAGTCGTGCAACCCGGCGACGCCGAGCGACTCCGCTTTGTCGAGAGTGTGGAAGCCAGCCACGGCAACCAGTCGGAGCAAGAAGCCGTCGCCAAAGCCGTCGGCATTACCCAAGCTTCGGTGCGCATGGATAGCCAGGCCAAATATGGCGCCGTCGCCGCTGGCGAAGCCGCCCTCTATCTGCGTCTGCCCTCGCCCAAATATCCCGACTATCGCGAAAAGATTTGGGATCATGCCGCTGGGGCGATCGTGGTCGAAGAAGCCGGGGGGAAAGTTACTGACATGTATGGCAAGCCGCTCGATTTCTATTCCGCAGCGAAGATGAACGATAACCGGGGCGTGGTCGTCAGCAACGGCACTATTCACGCTGAGGTGATGTCGGCACTGCAGGCTAGTTAG
- a CDS encoding cupin domain-containing protein, with product MNQSIFSAVTDGQKTMAKTTAPYWNPLQANHADQWTAIEGSNGLIEQLFLAVDEVTGDFTRLTRFKAGADTSEFGPQIHDFPEEIFIVSGELYDQACDRWLTAGDYASRPPGEVHGPFIAKTDCLVLDCSYPSQVMPHAADS from the coding sequence ATGAATCAATCGATTTTTAGCGCGGTTACCGACGGGCAAAAAACGATGGCAAAAACCACTGCACCTTATTGGAATCCTTTGCAAGCAAATCATGCCGACCAGTGGACTGCGATCGAGGGCAGCAACGGCCTAATTGAGCAGTTGTTTCTCGCTGTCGATGAAGTCACCGGCGACTTTACCCGGTTAACTCGTTTTAAGGCCGGGGCCGATACGTCAGAGTTTGGGCCACAGATCCACGACTTTCCCGAAGAGATTTTTATCGTCTCAGGGGAGCTCTATGACCAAGCCTGCGATCGCTGGCTCACCGCTGGTGATTACGCGAGTCGGCCCCCCGGAGAAGTCCACGGCCCGTTTATCGCCAAAACCGATTGTCTCGTGTTGGACTGTTCTTATCCGAGTCAGGTCATGCCACATGCCGCGGACAGCTGA
- the petG gene encoding cytochrome b6-f complex subunit V encodes MVEPLLSGIVLGLIPVTLAGLFVAAYLQYRRGNQLDLD; translated from the coding sequence GTGGTTGAACCTCTATTGAGTGGAATTGTATTGGGCCTCATTCCGGTGACTCTGGCTGGTTTGTTTGTGGCTGCCTACCTGCAATATCGCCGTGGCAACCAGCTTGACCTAGATTAA
- the rsmA gene encoding 16S rRNA (adenine(1518)-N(6)/adenine(1519)-N(6))-dimethyltransferase RsmA — protein sequence MKPYLTLSLGDGMTFSAKTRKRFGQHWLKSEAVLANIIAAAELQGSDRILEIGPGTGILTQRMLPHVAELLAVEIDRDLSERLRSQFAAAQNFQLLEGDILQLNWEQIATAMAGDFPNKVVANIPYYITGPILEKLLGTISHPNPHPLSSIVLLVQQEIADRLCAAPGSKAAGSLTVKVQYLAECEIICPVPPKAFQPPPKVMSAVIRLRPRPFPDVAIDAALLERLLKLGFGSKRKMLRNNLSPLIERSRLLEFFTTLNIADNVRAEDLSVTDWVALSNKMLEEGYSP from the coding sequence ATGAAGCCCTACCTAACTCTGAGCCTGGGCGACGGCATGACTTTTTCAGCAAAAACGCGCAAACGCTTTGGTCAGCACTGGCTAAAGAGCGAAGCGGTGTTGGCTAACATCATCGCGGCGGCAGAACTGCAAGGGAGCGATCGCATCCTCGAAATTGGCCCCGGTACAGGAATTTTGACCCAGCGAATGCTGCCCCACGTCGCGGAGCTACTCGCGGTCGAAATTGATCGAGATTTGTCTGAGCGCTTGCGATCGCAATTCGCCGCTGCCCAAAATTTTCAGCTCCTTGAGGGCGATATTCTGCAACTCAACTGGGAACAGATTGCTACGGCAATGGCGGGTGATTTTCCCAATAAGGTGGTTGCCAACATCCCGTATTACATTACCGGCCCGATTCTCGAAAAGCTCTTGGGGACGATCTCGCATCCCAATCCCCACCCGTTGAGCTCGATTGTGCTGCTGGTGCAGCAAGAAATTGCCGATCGCCTTTGTGCCGCGCCGGGATCAAAAGCGGCCGGGAGCCTCACCGTCAAAGTGCAATACCTGGCAGAGTGCGAAATCATTTGCCCCGTGCCGCCCAAGGCGTTTCAGCCGCCCCCCAAAGTGATGTCGGCAGTGATTCGTCTGCGACCCCGTCCCTTTCCCGATGTCGCGATCGATGCCGCTTTGTTAGAACGCTTGCTGAAGTTAGGCTTTGGCAGCAAGCGCAAAATGCTGCGGAATAATTTGTCGCCCTTGATTGAGCGATCGCGGCTCCTGGAATTTTTCACGACTCTGAACATTGCCGATAATGTCCGCGCCGAAGACTTGAGCGTCACCGATTGGGTAGCGTTGAGTAATAAGATGCTTGAGGAAGGATATTCACCCTGA
- a CDS encoding c-type cytochrome yields MADNALNPDHSKPASATSRWLLWATVAIACLLATFFVVRHVQAAADPYVQEVLALQGDRDRGQEIFQMNCAVCHGIEADGEVGPSLLGVSARKSKSKLIQQVVSGNTPPMPQFQPEAKDMADLLEYLEQL; encoded by the coding sequence TTGGCTGATAACGCACTTAACCCGGATCACTCCAAGCCAGCTTCGGCTACTTCACGCTGGCTGCTGTGGGCGACCGTAGCGATCGCGTGCCTATTGGCTACGTTCTTTGTGGTGCGCCATGTCCAAGCGGCGGCTGATCCCTATGTACAAGAGGTGTTGGCCCTGCAGGGCGATCGCGATCGCGGCCAAGAAATTTTCCAGATGAACTGTGCGGTTTGTCACGGCATTGAGGCCGATGGCGAAGTTGGTCCCAGCCTTTTAGGCGTTTCAGCCCGGAAATCTAAATCCAAACTGATTCAGCAGGTTGTTAGCGGCAACACTCCACCGATGCCCCAGTTTCAACCAGAAGCTAAAGACATGGCCGATCTATTGGAATATTTAGAGCAGCTTTAA
- a CDS encoding nuclear transport factor 2 family protein: MSTSLTSEIQAAEAALREAMMTSNVPHLDHLLADNLVFTNHLGQVMTKQADLEAHRSGAIAIHQLDLSDQQITLLGQVAVVTVAADISGTFAAQPFATTLRFTRVWQAQAPGRWQVRIAQATAVVHPA, translated from the coding sequence ATGAGCACTAGCCTAACCAGCGAAATTCAAGCGGCTGAAGCAGCTTTGAGAGAAGCCATGATGACCTCCAATGTGCCCCACCTCGATCACCTGCTGGCGGATAACTTGGTGTTTACCAACCATCTGGGGCAAGTCATGACCAAACAGGCCGATCTGGAGGCCCACCGTTCAGGGGCGATCGCCATCCACCAGCTAGATCTGTCAGATCAGCAGATCACCCTCCTGGGTCAGGTGGCGGTCGTCACCGTAGCGGCTGACATCAGCGGCACCTTTGCCGCGCAACCTTTTGCCACAACGTTACGATTCACCCGAGTTTGGCAAGCTCAGGCCCCAGGCCGATGGCAAGTTAGAATCGCCCAAGCAACGGCTGTTGTTCATCCTGCATAA
- a CDS encoding adenylate kinase: MQKVAVFGNAGAGKSTLSQKLADITGLPWVPLDAIKYQPGGAALPPHEFKAAHDELLQQDQWIIDGFGSLDTVWQRLAAADTLVYLDLPVGRHYWWVTKRFLQSAWSPPAGWPEHSPLLKGTLNAYYTVWLCHTKLTPRYRDYVEQAKGGKSVYHLRSPQAIQQFYEEIAEQPASYAPKQEP, from the coding sequence ATGCAAAAGGTCGCAGTCTTTGGGAATGCAGGGGCTGGAAAATCCACCTTGAGTCAAAAACTGGCCGACATCACCGGGTTGCCGTGGGTGCCCCTCGATGCCATTAAATATCAACCCGGTGGGGCCGCACTGCCCCCCCATGAATTCAAAGCCGCTCACGATGAATTGCTCCAGCAAGATCAGTGGATTATCGACGGTTTTGGCTCTCTTGACACCGTGTGGCAACGGTTGGCAGCGGCCGATACCCTGGTGTATCTCGACCTGCCCGTGGGGCGACATTATTGGTGGGTGACGAAACGATTTTTGCAAAGTGCTTGGTCACCGCCTGCGGGCTGGCCCGAACACAGCCCATTACTCAAGGGGACGCTGAATGCTTACTACACCGTGTGGCTGTGTCACACCAAACTGACACCGAGATATCGCGACTATGTGGAGCAGGCAAAGGGTGGCAAGTCGGTTTACCATTTGCGATCGCCCCAAGCCATCCAGCAGTTCTATGAGGAGATCGCGGAACAACCAGCCAGCTATGCTCCCAAGCAAGAACCATGA
- a CDS encoding DUF5666 domain-containing protein, translating into MAARQWVEMTSAGKRWLIFGLLVVALWLGAMSGAIAFPQTCFIHQARHLPEGAAVTVTGRVTVPSGAFGSANLDAGFAIQDVTGGIYVTTQEPTPLHVGDTVQVTGELVNDGHGQQMLRLTDWVRSQRPLLPISPLVASTAQAGQVLDGQIVTVKGQISRPLKADAPYGDRLWLQDETGEIQIYIAKSTEIDPEALANLTVGQWVEVTGFSSQFDENDEVMPRSRADLVVL; encoded by the coding sequence ATGGCAGCACGGCAATGGGTTGAAATGACGTCAGCGGGAAAACGTTGGCTCATCTTTGGACTGCTGGTTGTGGCCCTGTGGCTGGGAGCCATGTCTGGCGCGATCGCCTTTCCGCAAACCTGTTTTATTCATCAGGCGCGGCATCTGCCAGAGGGGGCTGCGGTGACGGTGACTGGCCGAGTGACGGTGCCCAGTGGCGCATTTGGCTCAGCAAATCTGGACGCGGGCTTTGCGATTCAAGATGTGACGGGTGGCATTTATGTGACCACTCAGGAGCCGACACCGCTACATGTGGGCGACACGGTTCAGGTGACGGGTGAACTGGTTAATGATGGTCACGGTCAGCAGATGCTGCGATTAACTGATTGGGTGCGCAGTCAGCGCCCACTGTTGCCGATTTCGCCGCTGGTGGCCTCAACGGCCCAGGCAGGGCAGGTCTTAGATGGTCAGATTGTGACTGTAAAGGGACAGATTAGTCGACCCTTGAAAGCCGATGCCCCCTACGGCGATCGCCTCTGGCTGCAAGATGAGACGGGCGAAATTCAAATCTATATTGCTAAGTCTACTGAGATTGACCCGGAAGCGCTGGCGAATTTAACCGTGGGTCAATGGGTTGAGGTGACGGGGTTTAGCAGCCAGTTTGATGAGAATGATGAAGTGATGCCGCGATCGCGCGCCGATTTAGTGGTTCTGTAA
- the ispE gene encoding 4-(cytidine 5'-diphospho)-2-C-methyl-D-erythritol kinase — translation MDSYSLSAAAKINLYLEIVGDRPDGYHELVMVMQSVGLADRVTVRRLGAHEIRLRCDHPEVPSDASNLAYRAAALLHQRFPKVMTQQGGVEITIQKNIPVGAGLAGGSANAAAVLVGLDMLWQLGLTQIELQTLAAELGSDIPFCIAGGTAIATGRGEQIDTLHGLDGLYVVLAKSPTLSVSTPWAYKSYRQAFADNYLDVATASQTRKAQLHASPMMAAIAHQDGPAIGQHLYNDLEKVVLPAHPDVKAMKTTLASCGGLGTLMSGSGPTLFTLTASQAAAEGIVQQMRSHYSEAELGLWVAPLLPSSLQLLES, via the coding sequence ATGGATTCTTATTCCCTCTCGGCTGCGGCCAAAATTAATCTGTACCTGGAGATCGTGGGCGATCGCCCCGACGGCTATCACGAACTCGTGATGGTGATGCAGAGTGTAGGCTTGGCTGACCGAGTGACCGTCCGTCGCCTGGGGGCTCACGAAATTCGCTTGCGGTGCGACCATCCCGAGGTGCCCAGCGACGCCAGCAACCTGGCCTATCGGGCAGCAGCCCTGCTGCACCAGCGGTTCCCCAAAGTAATGACGCAGCAAGGCGGCGTCGAAATTACCATCCAGAAAAATATTCCCGTTGGGGCCGGACTCGCGGGGGGCTCCGCTAATGCAGCTGCCGTTCTCGTGGGGCTCGATATGCTGTGGCAGCTGGGCCTCACCCAGATCGAGCTGCAAACTCTGGCCGCTGAACTCGGCTCTGACATTCCCTTTTGCATTGCTGGGGGCACCGCGATCGCCACGGGGCGCGGCGAACAAATCGATACGCTGCATGGCCTCGACGGCTTATATGTAGTCTTGGCTAAATCACCCACGTTGTCGGTTTCCACGCCTTGGGCGTATAAAAGCTATCGCCAAGCCTTTGCCGATAATTATTTAGATGTGGCGACTGCTAGCCAAACCCGCAAAGCCCAGCTCCATGCCAGTCCGATGATGGCGGCGATCGCTCACCAAGATGGGCCCGCGATTGGTCAACATCTTTATAACGACTTAGAGAAGGTTGTGTTGCCCGCCCACCCCGATGTCAAAGCGATGAAAACTACCCTCGCCAGCTGTGGCGGGCTGGGGACGCTGATGTCGGGTTCTGGCCCTACCCTCTTTACCCTGACTGCTAGCCAAGCTGCCGCTGAGGGCATCGTGCAGCAAATGCGATCGCATTATTCAGAGGCGGAACTCGGACTTTGGGTGGCCCCCCTGCTGCCCAGCAGTTTGCAGCTGCTTGAGTCCTAG
- a CDS encoding FGGY-family carbohydrate kinase, producing MVYAAGLDFGTSGARLVVMDEAQRLLTEVRVEFAETDRSWDVTWLQALEALLRQVEPGVRSQLDAIAINGTSATVLLCDDHGQPVTAPLLYNDDCGQACISQVASVAPAGSPARSATSSLVKLLWWGAHLSAERQGRARYFLHQADWLAAHLHGHWGRSDYHNALKLGYDVGGLAYPDWLLQLLESEGGRQWLPQVQAPGTLFGLVSTAASDRYGISRDCIVIAGTTDSIAAFLASGAQAPGDAVTSLGSTLVIKLLSHTRVEDSRYGIYSHRLGDLWLVGGASNTGGAVLRQYFTDEELASLSQQIDSDRPSPLDYYPLPRPGERFPINDPQLLPRLSPRPADPTDFLQGLLEGMARIEAQGYERLIALGATPPTRIFTAGGGAQNPAWTQIRQRWLPAPVMTAGSTEAAIGTAKLALQGYAQAQATAAIEGST from the coding sequence ATGGTTTACGCTGCCGGTCTGGATTTTGGAACATCTGGCGCTCGCTTAGTGGTCATGGATGAGGCCCAGCGGCTGCTCACCGAGGTGCGAGTTGAGTTTGCGGAGACTGACCGATCGTGGGATGTGACGTGGTTGCAGGCGCTAGAGGCGTTGTTGAGGCAGGTAGAGCCGGGGGTGCGATCGCAACTCGACGCGATCGCCATCAACGGTACTTCGGCCACGGTCTTACTCTGTGACGATCACGGACAGCCGGTGACGGCACCTCTGTTATATAACGACGATTGCGGCCAGGCTTGCATCTCCCAAGTCGCGTCTGTCGCTCCCGCTGGCAGTCCTGCCCGCAGTGCCACCTCCAGTCTGGTCAAGTTGCTGTGGTGGGGCGCGCACTTATCCGCAGAGCGCCAGGGACGCGCCCGATATTTTCTGCATCAAGCTGATTGGTTGGCCGCACATCTGCATGGCCATTGGGGGCGCAGTGATTATCACAATGCCTTGAAGCTGGGGTACGACGTGGGAGGACTGGCATATCCGGATTGGTTGCTGCAGTTATTAGAAAGCGAAGGGGGCAGGCAGTGGTTGCCCCAGGTGCAGGCTCCGGGCACCCTCTTCGGGCTAGTGAGCACAGCGGCGAGCGATCGCTATGGCATATCTCGCGACTGCATCGTGATCGCAGGAACCACCGACAGTATTGCCGCCTTTTTGGCCAGTGGAGCGCAGGCACCTGGGGATGCCGTCACGTCCCTTGGCTCAACCCTGGTGATCAAGCTTTTGAGCCACACACGGGTCGAAGACAGTCGCTATGGCATTTATAGCCATCGCTTAGGCGACCTGTGGCTGGTTGGGGGCGCGTCGAATACTGGCGGCGCCGTGTTGCGGCAATATTTCACCGATGAGGAATTGGCGAGTCTCAGTCAGCAAATTGATAGCGATCGCCCGTCACCGCTGGACTACTATCCCCTGCCGCGCCCGGGCGAACGCTTTCCCATCAATGATCCCCAATTGCTGCCGCGCTTGAGCCCACGCCCCGCCGACCCAACGGACTTCTTGCAGGGCTTGTTGGAGGGCATGGCCCGCATCGAGGCGCAGGGGTATGAGCGGTTGATCGCCCTCGGGGCCACACCGCCCACTCGGATTTTTACCGCTGGGGGGGGCGCGCAAAATCCTGCCTGGACGCAGATTCGTCAACGATGGCTGCCCGCGCCAGTCATGACGGCAGGCTCGACGGAGGCGGCGATCGGTACTGCCAAGTTGGCCCTGCAAGGCTATGCTCAGGCCCAAGCAACGGCGGCGATCGAGGGTTCAACCTGA